CCGGGCGACGAAATCGAGTTTGAGCGGATCGTAGGGCGTCCAGAACGCGCCGAGCAGAGCAACAACGAGCAGAAGGCCGATCAGGAAACCGCCGATTGCGGCATTATAGGACAGTTTTCTCATTGTGCCGTCACCCGGGGATCGAACAGCGGATAGAACAGATCGATGATCAGGTTGACGACGACATAGGAGAGCGCCACGAACAGCAGGCAGCCCTGGATGACCGGGTAATCCCGCTGGAAAATGCTGTCGACCATCAGCCGGCCGAGGCCGGGGATCGAGAACACGGTCTCGATCACGGCGATGCCGCCGAGCAGATTGCCGAGGATCAGGCCGATCATCGTCCAGGTCGGGCCGAAGGCGTTCTTGAAGGCGTGACGCCACAGAACGGCCATTTCGGAAAGCCCCTTGGCGCGGGCATGGGTGATGTAATCCAGCCGCAGGACTTCGAGCGTCGAGGCGCGGGACATGCGCAGCAGCACGCCCATCTCATGCATGACGAGGGTGGCGACCGGCAGGATGATATAGATCAGGCCCTCGGTGAAATTGTCGCGCAGCGAGACATAGCCCAGCACCGGCAGCCAGCCGAGCTTCAGTCCGAACAGCAGAAGCAGCAGCAAGCCGAGCCAGAAGGTGGGGATCGAAAGAAGCAGCGTCGCGCTGCCGACAAGCGCGAGGTCCGTCACCGAATTCTGCCGCCACGCCGCGATAATGCCCGCGGGCACGGCCAGAATGGCGGCGAGCACCACCGCGATCAGCACGATCTCGCCGCTGATGACGAAGCGCGAGGCGACCAGCGGCAGCACCGGCTCGTCATTGATGATCGAGCGGCCAAGGTCGCCGGAGAGCGCGTTCTCGCTCCAGATCAGGAATTGCTGCGGCAGCGGTTTGTCGAGCCCGAGCTCGGTCTCGAGCGCGGCGATCTGCCGGTCATCGGCCATGTCGCCGAGCAACAGTTCCGCCGGATTGCCGGGAATGAGACGGATCAGGCCGAACACCGTGATCGATACGATGATCACCGTCGGTATCGCCATCGCGACGCGATGGAGGAAAAATCTCAGCATCGGAACCCCTCTGAGACCTGCCTTTTACGGCGGCAGGCTTGCTTATTGACAAAAGTATGACAAAGCCAAAAACTTGCCGCAATACTATGAATATTTTCATAGTCATATGCAGCCGCGCGCACCGTTCATGGGCGTTCCGGCGAGAGAACCGGCAGCGCGGAATGTCTAGTCGTCCACCTGCGAGCGCTCGATCTGGCGCTTCAGCGCCGCCATCAGCCCTTTGGCGGCAAGCGACATCGGCACGCCCTCGGCCGACGCGATCCCGAAGCGCTGCGTCAACTTCGGCTCGAAGACCCGCTGCACCACGGGCAAGTGCTTGTAGAGATTGGCGTAGAAACTGCTGGCAAGCGCGATCCCCAGCCCCTCGGCGGCATAGGCGCAGGCGGAGGAGTTGGAATGGGTTTCGATGCGCACGTCTGGGCGGACGGCCTCGTTCTGCAACAGCCGGTCGAGCATCACCCGATGGGCGCGCAGCCGGCCGAGCATGATCAGCGGTTCGCCGCGCAGGTCCTCGGGCCGGATGACGTCACGCGCGGCCAGCCGGTGATCACGGTGCATGACGGCAACGCTGCGGCCTTCGGCGACGATCTCGAGACGAATGCCCGGTCCGATTTCGCCTTCGTGGCGCAAGAAGCCGAAATCGATCACCCGCTGATCAATCATCCGCTGGATGGTCATGGTCGTTTCAAAGAAGGTCTCGACCCTGACGCCGGGAAAGCCGTCCCGGTAGTCCTTCAGCATGGCAGGGGCGAAGTTCTCCCACATGCTGCTGGGAAGGCCGATGCGGACGACCTCCGTCTCCGACGCGCCGGTGCGGATTTCGTCGGCGAGCTGGCTGAAACGGGCCAGGTTGAGAAGCACGGTCTTCGCCTCCTCTTCCAGCGTCCGCGCCTCGGGCGTCGGCACCAGCCGCCCCTTGACGCGCTGAAACAGCGTCAGGTCGAGATCGGATTCGAGCTGCTGGATGAGACGGCTGACGCCCGACTGGCTGAGACCGGTGCTCCTGGCCGCGCTCATCGTCGAACCGGTCGAGAGCACCGCACGGAAGACTTCGAGCTGCTTGATGTTCATGCGATGTCGTCTCTCGGCGCGTTAATCTGCCGTCGGAAGATTAAGCCATCCGCGCCGCGCTGTCATGCGGCAGGCGGGATGACGACCCGAGGCCGAAATCGCGGTCCCTTGAAGCCAGCGGCCGCGCGCCGAAACAAAAAATGAAGGTGGGAACCTGGAGCGGGTAGCGGGAATCGAACCCGCATATTCAGCTTGGAAGGCTATTAATTCTGCCAATGGAATCAATGCGACGTTTCAATGTTGCAATGACCCGCTCCACTTAGGCCACCAGAATGTTTCACTGGTGTTCACGGTCGCGGCTTGCGCCACTTTTTCGACGGGGCAAAAGCGCCCTTGCTGTCGGTGCAGAATTCGCGGAGGTTGACCGGGATAATGGAAAGCTCGTGCTCTTCTTCAAGCGCGGCGGCTTCATCAAGAGCGTTGACGAACATATCGCGCAACTCCCCGGCCCGCTCGATGACCTTGGCACGGGCCTTTTCCTTTTCCTCTTTCTCGCGTTCGTGTAGCTCGTGTTCGATCTCTGTCATTCGGCGTCTCAATTCTGCCGCCGACATCTCTTTCAGTTCCGGCCGATGCCTATTCGGCGTCTGGATATCTGCCATTGCTCATCTCCTATATGGTCCCGGAGATGAGATTGCACGGCCTGTCTATGCGGTCAAGGCCTCTTGTCTTCACCGCGATGAGCGAACGTGTCGAGACGATCCCCTAGGCGATTTAAGGCATCCACGATGCGGCTTTCCATTCGGTTCATAACCTCAGTCGAGGCGTAGTTCCTGGCGACGTGCTCACGGAAGTCAGACATTTCTTCTCTGATTTTGGCCCTCTCCGTTTCGTCCTTCGCGGCTAATTCCTTAATGGTCGCTCTGATTTCCGCCTTCTTGATCCGGATATCCTCGATATCGGCCCGGTTCTCTGCCGACTTGTCCGCTGCCCTGACGATGAAAACAACGCCCGTAATTCCCATTCCGACCACAACCACGGCAAGTGATGCAATCGCTATCAATGTGTCAGTTTCCATGTGCTGCCGTCCCCGCGCGCTTATTCAATCCCAAGGCCGGTCAGCGCCGCCCCATTCTCGATGCGATCTTTTCCGCCGCCGCGACACCCGCGCCTGTGAAAAAGATGTTCTGCCAAACCGTGTCGGCGTATTCCTTCAACTGCGGAGGAAGCTCTGCGACATCTGGAAGAGCACCGTTCA
This window of the Martelella lutilitoris genome carries:
- a CDS encoding ABC transporter permease translates to MLRFFLHRVAMAIPTVIIVSITVFGLIRLIPGNPAELLLGDMADDRQIAALETELGLDKPLPQQFLIWSENALSGDLGRSIINDEPVLPLVASRFVISGEIVLIAVVLAAILAVPAGIIAAWRQNSVTDLALVGSATLLLSIPTFWLGLLLLLLFGLKLGWLPVLGYVSLRDNFTEGLIYIILPVATLVMHEMGVLLRMSRASTLEVLRLDYITHARAKGLSEMAVLWRHAFKNAFGPTWTMIGLILGNLLGGIAVIETVFSIPGLGRLMVDSIFQRDYPVIQGCLLFVALSYVVVNLIIDLFYPLFDPRVTAQ
- a CDS encoding LysR family transcriptional regulator — its product is MNIKQLEVFRAVLSTGSTMSAARSTGLSQSGVSRLIQQLESDLDLTLFQRVKGRLVPTPEARTLEEEAKTVLLNLARFSQLADEIRTGASETEVVRIGLPSSMWENFAPAMLKDYRDGFPGVRVETFFETTMTIQRMIDQRVIDFGFLRHEGEIGPGIRLEIVAEGRSVAVMHRDHRLAARDVIRPEDLRGEPLIMLGRLRAHRVMLDRLLQNEAVRPDVRIETHSNSSACAYAAEGLGIALASSFYANLYKHLPVVQRVFEPKLTQRFGIASAEGVPMSLAAKGLMAALKRQIERSQVDD